In Actinoplanes sp. NBC_00393, a single genomic region encodes these proteins:
- the eda gene encoding bifunctional 4-hydroxy-2-oxoglutarate aldolase/2-dehydro-3-deoxy-phosphogluconate aldolase, with protein MSVTDILGGHRVVPVVVLNDPGSAGDLGAALVAGGLPIAEATFRTPEAAQVLRRLARRADLVVGAGTVITARQVDLAHEAGARFVVSPGLSAEVVRRCQALDLPVIPGVSTATEIMAALDLGLDTVKFFPAEASGGLPTVKALSAAFPQVRFVPTGGVTAQSAPAYLAHPAVAAVGGSWMVAPDLLTAGKWDEVTARCADLQGATP; from the coding sequence GTGAGCGTCACCGACATCCTGGGCGGGCACCGGGTCGTACCGGTCGTCGTCCTGAACGATCCCGGATCCGCCGGCGACCTGGGCGCCGCCCTGGTCGCCGGCGGCCTGCCGATCGCCGAGGCCACCTTCCGCACCCCGGAGGCGGCGCAGGTGCTGCGCCGCCTGGCCCGGCGCGCCGACCTGGTGGTGGGGGCCGGCACGGTCATCACCGCCCGGCAGGTCGACCTCGCGCACGAGGCGGGCGCCCGATTCGTGGTCTCGCCCGGCCTCAGCGCCGAGGTGGTACGCCGCTGCCAGGCGCTGGACCTGCCGGTGATCCCCGGCGTCAGCACCGCCACCGAGATCATGGCGGCGCTCGACCTCGGCCTGGACACCGTCAAGTTCTTCCCGGCCGAGGCCAGCGGCGGGCTGCCCACCGTCAAGGCGCTGTCCGCGGCGTTCCCGCAGGTCCGCTTCGTCCCGACCGGGGGCGTCACCGCGCAGAGCGCACCGGCCTACCTCGCCCACCCGGCGGTCGCCGCCGTCGGCGGGAGCTGGATGGTGGCGCCCGACCTGCTGACCGCCGGCAAATGGGACGAGGTCACCGCCCGGTGCGCAGACCTGCAAGGAGCAACACCATGA